Proteins encoded in a region of the Clostridium butyricum genome:
- the truB gene encoding tRNA pseudouridine(55) synthase TruB — MNGILNVYKNRGMSSFDVVRKIKFLAHEKKVGHTGTLDPEATGVLPVALGKATKIIDYIMNSSKAYEVKLILGKKTTTYDLEGEVVSEKDVSHIKEEEAMDVVLSFIGEIDQIPPMYSALKKNGVRLYDLARQGIEVEREARRITIHDITDIKIELPYISMTVCCSKGTYIRSLCYDIGEKLNVGATMTMLNRSATSVFRQEDSINIEDLTEENIENHLITIEEALRDFPKLTVESSFTKLLVNGVNVFDKRLTNEKRTQGVLYRVYDNEGLFIGLGKQEDRGFKIEKLLL; from the coding sequence ATGAATGGAATATTAAATGTTTATAAAAATAGAGGTATGTCTTCTTTTGATGTGGTCCGTAAAATAAAATTTTTAGCTCATGAAAAAAAAGTTGGACATACAGGTACTTTAGATCCTGAAGCTACAGGAGTTCTTCCTGTAGCATTAGGAAAAGCTACTAAAATAATAGATTATATTATGAATTCTTCAAAAGCATATGAAGTTAAACTTATACTTGGAAAAAAGACAACAACTTATGATCTTGAAGGTGAAGTTGTATCTGAAAAAGATGTTTCTCATATAAAAGAAGAAGAAGCAATGGATGTTGTTTTATCATTTATAGGTGAAATTGATCAGATTCCTCCAATGTACTCTGCACTTAAAAAAAATGGTGTAAGATTATATGACCTTGCAAGGCAGGGAATAGAAGTTGAAAGAGAAGCAAGAAGAATAACCATACATGATATAACTGATATAAAAATAGAACTTCCATACATTTCTATGACTGTCTGTTGTTCAAAAGGAACATATATAAGAAGTTTATGTTATGATATTGGTGAAAAACTTAATGTGGGAGCTACAATGACAATGTTAAATAGATCTGCCACATCAGTTTTTAGACAGGAAGATAGTATTAATATAGAAGATTTAACAGAAGAAAATATAGAAAATCATTTAATTACAATAGAAGAAGCATTGAGAGATTTTCCAAAGCTTACTGTAGAAAGTTCATTTACGAAACTATTGGTAAATGGAGTTAATGTATTTGATAAAAGATTAACCAATGAAAAAAGAACACAAGGTGTTTTATATAGAGTTTATGATAATGAAGGTCTTTTTATAGGTCTTGGTAAACAAGAGGACAGAGGCTTCAAAATTGAAAAATTATTGCTTTAA
- a CDS encoding DHH family phosphoesterase, giving the protein MSLSKIKDEILKAKRIGLSFHTSPDGDAIGSTLSLLNALRYIGKDAYVISRDVIPDNFSCLSFSEEIDGETTKPDKNTDLVIILDCGNVERISADLSDYKGMIIDLDHHVSNENYGHINFVDSKAAATCELSYLLIKELGVDFKEKNSETIAIGSAVYTGLVTDTGSFRHSNVTKRTHTIAAELIDAGIENSKIHSSLFDNKPFEKVKLMGAVLSNIELALDNKVAILSIPKGMLESFNLPNADTSDIISIGLGIKGVEVSMMLKEVEEGTKSSLRSKNDVDVRKVAEVFGGGGHVKAAGLMQKNIDLETAKENLLQELKKELGV; this is encoded by the coding sequence ATGAGTTTAAGCAAGATTAAAGATGAAATATTAAAAGCTAAGAGGATTGGTTTATCATTTCATACATCACCTGATGGTGATGCTATAGGAAGCACATTATCTCTTCTTAATGCACTAAGATATATAGGGAAGGATGCATATGTAATATCAAGAGATGTTATCCCTGATAACTTCTCTTGCCTTTCTTTTAGTGAAGAAATTGATGGCGAAACAACTAAGCCTGATAAAAATACTGATTTAGTAATAATATTGGACTGTGGAAATGTAGAAAGAATAAGCGCTGATTTAAGTGATTACAAAGGAATGATAATTGATTTAGATCATCATGTATCAAATGAAAATTATGGACACATTAATTTTGTAGACTCTAAAGCAGCAGCTACATGTGAATTATCATATTTACTAATTAAAGAGCTTGGTGTAGATTTTAAGGAGAAAAATAGTGAAACTATAGCTATAGGAAGTGCTGTATATACAGGTCTTGTAACTGATACAGGTTCATTTAGACATTCAAATGTGACTAAGAGAACACATACTATAGCTGCAGAACTTATAGATGCAGGAATTGAAAACAGTAAAATCCATAGTAGCCTTTTTGATAATAAACCATTTGAAAAAGTTAAATTAATGGGCGCAGTATTATCAAATATAGAACTTGCTTTAGATAACAAGGTAGCAATCCTTTCAATACCAAAAGGAATGCTTGAAAGTTTTAATTTACCTAATGCTGATACTTCAGATATTATTTCTATTGGCCTAGGAATAAAAGGCGTAGAGGTTTCTATGATGTTGAAAGAAGTAGAAGAAGGTACCAAAAGTAGCTTGAGATCTAAAAATGATGTTGATGTTAGAAAAGTTGCTGAAGTTTTTGGTGGTGGCGGTCATGTAAAAGCTGCCGGCCTTATGCAGAAAAATATTGATTTAGAGACTGCTAAAGAAAATTTATTACAAGAACTAAAGAAAGAACTTGGCGTATAA
- the rbfA gene encoding 30S ribosome-binding factor RbfA: protein MANYRGGRINEEFKREISNLIQNEIKDPRLTAMISVTDVKVTKDLRYAKVYVSIFCNDEEEKKSNLAALRGASGFIRKNVGQRINLRHTPEILIELDDSINYGMHMDELIHKISSKN, encoded by the coding sequence GTGGCAAATTATAGAGGTGGAAGAATCAATGAAGAATTTAAAAGAGAAATTAGTAATTTGATTCAAAATGAAATAAAAGATCCAAGATTAACTGCTATGATATCAGTTACTGATGTTAAAGTTACTAAAGATTTAAGATATGCTAAAGTTTATGTAAGTATATTCTGTAATGATGAAGAAGAAAAGAAAAGCAATCTTGCGGCATTAAGAGGTGCAAGTGGTTTCATTAGAAAGAATGTAGGCCAAAGAATAAACTTAAGACACACACCAGAAATATTAATTGAATTAGATGACTCTATAAATTATGGTATGCACATGGATGAACTAATTCACAAGATAAGCAGTAAAAACTAA
- the infB gene encoding translation initiation factor IF-2, whose translation MSKIRVHELAKELNISSKELTTLLMDEFNVEVKNHMSTIEDEEAALIKELLAGNSEAKAEAGVEGNDKKSNSLVDEYEEQLADELNKGKKKKKKNGKHQEESLNDEGNNSMEETQIIEIGASITVKELAEKLNKPSNDVIRTLIMSGVMAAINQEIDFATAEKVCAEYEVMVERKEESQELEVLEIEEDDEENLQKRPPIVTVMGHVDHGKTSLLDCIRKAKVTDSEAGGITQHIGAYTITLNGEEITFLDTPGHEAFTAMRARGAQVTDIVILVVAADDGIMPQTKEAIDHCKAAGVPMVVAINKIDKPGANPDRVKQELADHGLLVESWGGDVISEEVSAKQNLNIDKLLEMVLLSAEMLELKANPNRKAVGTVIEAKLDKGRGAVASLLVQNGTLHVGDSILVGSTYGRIRAMFDDTGKKIKSAGPSIPVEILGLSEVPEAGDRFNQVKDEKTARNMAESKKDDLKAETLLANHRVSLEDLYNQIQEGKVKELAIIVKADVQGSVEAIKQSLAKLSTDDVKVRVIHGGVGAITETDITLATASNALVIGFNVRPDNNAAAQADKDGVDIKTYRIIYDAIEDIKSAMIGMLEPEYKEVILGTAEVRETYKISNVGTIAGCYVLKGKLKRNAETRVIRDGIVIFESSLSSLKRFKDDAKEVAAGYECGLTVEKFNDIKEGDILECFMMEAIQRKEL comes from the coding sequence ATGTCAAAAATAAGAGTACATGAATTAGCAAAGGAGCTTAATATAAGCTCAAAAGAATTAACAACTTTATTAATGGATGAATTTAATGTGGAAGTTAAAAATCACATGAGCACAATAGAAGATGAAGAAGCTGCTTTAATAAAAGAACTGCTAGCTGGAAATTCAGAAGCAAAGGCTGAAGCTGGAGTAGAAGGTAACGATAAAAAGTCAAATAGTTTAGTTGATGAGTATGAAGAGCAGTTAGCTGATGAATTAAATAAAGGCAAAAAGAAAAAGAAAAAAAACGGAAAACACCAAGAAGAATCTTTGAATGATGAGGGAAATAATAGTATGGAAGAAACTCAAATAATAGAAATAGGCGCAAGTATAACAGTAAAAGAATTAGCAGAAAAGTTGAATAAACCTTCAAATGATGTTATAAGAACATTAATAATGTCAGGAGTTATGGCTGCAATAAACCAAGAAATAGATTTTGCAACAGCTGAAAAAGTATGTGCTGAATACGAAGTAATGGTTGAAAGAAAAGAAGAGAGTCAAGAATTAGAAGTATTAGAAATTGAAGAAGACGATGAAGAAAATCTTCAAAAGAGACCACCGATTGTAACAGTTATGGGTCACGTTGACCATGGTAAGACATCGTTACTTGATTGTATAAGAAAAGCTAAAGTTACAGATTCAGAAGCAGGTGGTATTACACAACATATTGGTGCTTACACTATAACTTTAAATGGAGAAGAAATTACATTCTTAGATACTCCAGGACATGAAGCTTTCACAGCTATGAGAGCTAGAGGAGCACAAGTTACAGATATAGTTATATTAGTTGTTGCAGCAGATGATGGAATAATGCCACAAACTAAAGAAGCTATAGATCACTGTAAAGCTGCTGGAGTACCTATGGTAGTAGCAATTAATAAAATTGATAAGCCAGGTGCTAATCCAGACAGAGTTAAACAAGAATTAGCTGATCATGGATTATTAGTAGAGTCTTGGGGTGGAGATGTAATATCAGAAGAAGTATCTGCAAAGCAAAACTTAAACATTGATAAATTATTAGAAATGGTACTTTTAAGTGCTGAAATGCTTGAACTTAAAGCTAATCCAAATAGAAAAGCTGTAGGAACTGTTATAGAAGCTAAACTTGATAAAGGTAGAGGAGCTGTAGCTAGTTTATTAGTTCAAAACGGAACTTTGCATGTTGGTGACTCAATTCTAGTTGGTTCAACATATGGTAGAATAAGAGCAATGTTTGATGATACTGGTAAAAAGATTAAATCTGCAGGACCATCAATTCCAGTAGAAATCTTAGGACTTTCAGAAGTACCAGAAGCTGGAGATAGATTCAATCAAGTTAAAGATGAAAAGACTGCTAGAAATATGGCAGAAAGCAAAAAAGATGATTTAAAAGCTGAAACTTTACTTGCAAACCACAGAGTTTCTTTAGAAGATTTATACAATCAAATACAAGAAGGTAAAGTAAAAGAACTTGCTATAATAGTTAAAGCAGACGTTCAAGGTTCTGTTGAAGCGATTAAGCAATCATTAGCGAAACTTTCTACTGATGATGTAAAGGTAAGAGTTATTCATGGTGGTGTTGGAGCTATAACTGAAACAGATATAACTCTAGCTACAGCATCTAATGCTTTAGTTATAGGATTTAATGTAAGACCTGATAATAATGCAGCAGCACAAGCTGATAAAGATGGAGTAGACATTAAAACTTATAGAATTATCTATGATGCAATTGAAGATATTAAATCAGCAATGATTGGTATGCTTGAACCAGAATATAAAGAAGTTATCTTAGGAACTGCTGAAGTAAGAGAAACTTATAAAATTTCAAATGTTGGAACAATAGCTGGATGTTATGTATTAAAGGGTAAACTTAAGAGAAATGCAGAAACAAGAGTTATTAGAGATGGAATAGTAATATTTGAATCAAGCTTATCTTCATTAAAGAGATTTAAAGATGATGCTAAAGAAGTTGCAGCAGGATACGAATGTGGTTTAACAGTTGAAAAGTTCAATGATATAAAAGAAGGAGATATCCTTGAATGCTTTATGATGGAAGCTATTCAAAGAAAAGAACTTTAA
- a CDS encoding ribosomal L7Ae/L30e/S12e/Gadd45 family protein, translating into MNRFFNFLSIAKKSKNLLEGYSKCDDYRNSTDIYLFVISNDLSDKSKSKFKKHCENKNIPYIEDFSKTELGSPLGRKEVMLLGILDAGIAQKLIAIYEEEKYMGRE; encoded by the coding sequence ATGAATAGGTTTTTTAACTTTTTAAGTATAGCCAAAAAATCAAAAAATTTACTAGAAGGATATAGTAAATGTGATGATTATAGAAATAGTACAGATATATATTTATTTGTAATATCTAATGATTTATCTGATAAATCTAAAAGTAAATTTAAAAAGCATTGTGAAAATAAGAATATACCATATATTGAAGATTTTTCCAAAACTGAATTGGGAAGTCCTCTTGGACGTAAAGAAGTTATGCTGCTTGGAATATTAGATGCAGGAATAGCGCAAAAATTAATTGCAATATACGAGGAGGAAAAATATATGGGTAGAGAATAA
- the rnpM gene encoding RNase P modulator RnpM, with the protein MKVKKIPLRMCTGCMEMKPKKELIRIVKTPEGEVCVDLTGKKSGRGAYICKCIECLEKSFKAKRLSRNLDTPISEEIYEKLKEEIINE; encoded by the coding sequence ATGAAAGTCAAGAAAATTCCTTTAAGAATGTGCACAGGCTGCATGGAAATGAAACCAAAGAAAGAATTAATAAGAATAGTTAAGACACCAGAGGGTGAAGTTTGTGTTGATTTGACTGGTAAAAAATCAGGAAGAGGTGCTTATATATGCAAATGTATAGAATGCCTTGAAAAATCATTTAAAGCAAAAAGATTAAGCAGAAATCTTGATACACCTATAAGTGAAGAGATTTACGAAAAACTAAAGGAAGAAATTATTAATGAATAG
- the nusA gene encoding transcription termination factor NusA: MNEEFVGALRELVKEKGICEDLIFTTIQDALVAAYKKNYANVNTNAQNVKVNIDRETGEIRVYAQKVVVDEVYDDVTEISIEEAKVVSPKYEVDDIVDLEVTPKNFGRVAAQLAKQVVTQRIKEAERNIIYDEYKEQEFDIITGTILRKDKGMVFVNLGKLEGVIGPNEQIPGEEYKFNEKLKLYIVEVKNGSKGPQIHVSRTHPGLVKRLFELEVPEIFEGVVEVKSISREAGSRSKIAVYSNDEEVDAMGACVGPKGVRVQNIVNELKNEKIDIIKWSKDPAEFIANSLSPAKVLSVEVDEENKTAKVVVDDNQLSLAIGKEGQNVRLAAKLTNWKIDIKSKSQKAALDAEEEKLVNTEVEIDNEDTTDLSDLDISTIDVEE; encoded by the coding sequence ATGAATGAAGAGTTTGTAGGTGCTCTTAGAGAACTAGTTAAAGAGAAAGGAATTTGCGAAGATTTAATTTTCACAACTATACAGGATGCATTAGTTGCTGCTTACAAAAAGAATTATGCGAATGTCAATACAAATGCTCAAAATGTTAAAGTTAATATTGATAGAGAAACAGGCGAAATAAGAGTATATGCTCAAAAAGTAGTTGTTGATGAAGTATATGACGATGTAACAGAAATTTCAATTGAGGAAGCTAAGGTTGTTAGTCCTAAATATGAAGTTGATGATATTGTTGATTTAGAAGTGACACCAAAGAATTTTGGAAGAGTTGCTGCTCAGTTAGCTAAACAAGTTGTTACTCAAAGAATTAAGGAAGCTGAAAGAAATATTATATATGATGAATACAAAGAACAAGAATTTGATATAATTACAGGAACTATCTTAAGAAAAGATAAAGGAATGGTATTTGTAAATTTAGGCAAACTAGAAGGTGTTATAGGACCTAATGAACAAATTCCAGGAGAAGAATACAAATTCAACGAAAAGTTAAAACTATATATAGTTGAAGTTAAAAATGGAAGCAAAGGACCTCAAATTCATGTTTCAAGAACTCATCCAGGTCTTGTTAAAAGATTATTTGAACTTGAAGTTCCAGAAATATTTGAAGGTGTTGTTGAAGTTAAGAGTATTTCAAGAGAAGCAGGTTCAAGAAGTAAGATAGCTGTATATTCTAATGATGAAGAAGTAGATGCTATGGGTGCATGTGTTGGACCTAAGGGTGTAAGAGTTCAAAATATAGTTAATGAACTTAAAAATGAAAAAATAGATATAATAAAATGGAGTAAGGATCCAGCAGAGTTTATAGCAAACTCATTGAGTCCAGCAAAAGTTTTATCTGTAGAAGTTGACGAAGAAAATAAAACAGCAAAAGTCGTTGTTGACGATAATCAGCTTTCACTTGCAATTGGTAAGGAAGGTCAAAATGTAAGACTTGCAGCTAAACTTACTAACTGGAAGATTGATATAAAGAGCAAATCACAAAAAGCTGCTTTAGATGCAGAAGAAGAAAAATTAGTTAATACTGAAGTAGAAATTGATAATGAGGATACTACTGATTTAAGTGATTTAGATATTTCTACTATTGATGTAGAAGAATAG
- the rimP gene encoding ribosome maturation factor RimP, producing MNKNMLVEKIENIVRPITEELSYKLYYVEYIKENGDFYLRIYIDKEEGRISLNDCEAVSRRVSEILDVEDPIEGAYYLEVSSPGLNRSLHTKSHFESVLDKEVMVRFNGTIEGVKNIKGILKEVGEDYIIVEGEKTIKIPNDKIKSANLEGEI from the coding sequence ATGAATAAAAATATGTTAGTTGAAAAAATCGAAAATATAGTAAGACCTATTACTGAAGAACTGTCATATAAGCTTTATTATGTTGAATACATAAAAGAAAATGGAGATTTTTATTTAAGAATATATATAGATAAAGAAGAAGGCAGAATATCTTTAAATGATTGTGAAGCTGTTTCAAGAAGAGTAAGTGAGATATTAGATGTTGAAGATCCAATAGAAGGAGCTTATTACTTAGAAGTTTCTTCACCAGGGCTTAACAGAAGTCTTCATACTAAAAGTCATTTTGAAAGTGTTTTAGATAAAGAAGTTATGGTAAGATTCAATGGAACAATTGAAGGTGTTAAAAATATTAAAGGAATATTAAAGGAAGTTGGCGAAGACTATATTATAGTTGAAGGCGAAAAAACTATTAAGATTCCAAATGATAAGATAAAAAGTGCAAATCTTGAAGGGGAAATATAA